The nucleotide window GATGCCTagggaatgtatatatatatattacagggAACAATGATGAACACAGtaattggctcaacaaatgatcTGGCAAGTTTAATTGACAGAATAAATACAATTGTATTTCAAAACTATAACACTAAACACTTAACAAAAAACAATATGGCAGGGGACTTTTTCTATTGGTACTTAAAGAAGGTCGTAGAAGCAGGATATTAAAAGCTTCATATCCTTTTATTTACAATtatcttttcctatatttttttcagttttactaaGGTATAGTTTTCATACAGTTAAATTCACCTTTTGTAGTATATAGTGCTGCAAGTTTTCATAAatgtatatttgttgttcagtcactaagttgtgtctgactcttttgcgacaccatagactgcagcttgccaggtttctctgtccaggggacttcccaagcaagaatactggagtgggttgccatttccttctccaagggcttttcctaacccagggatcaacccacatctcctgcactggcagattctttgccactgaggcaccaaggaagcccatatatagtaTACAGCCACCACCAAAATCAAGATATAGACGTTGTATCAACCTCCCAAATTCTCTGGTGTCCTTTGGTAATTATATCCTGCCTTCCACCAGTCCCCCGCCAACTCTCTGATCTGTTTTACTATTgctactatttttctttcttgccttttcagCATGTCATATGAATGGTATCAGACATTTGAGTATAgctcctttcacttagcataatatattTGAGATTCATCCAAATTCTGCTGATTATTAGAAGCCTGTTCACACTTATTGCTGAGTAGTGTCCATTTGTATGGATGTATCATAGCTTGCTTATCTATTCATCAAAGACATGTGTGTGTTCTTTCTGATTTGTGTTGTTTGTGTAAAAAGCCATTAAAAACATTCAGGTGCAGATTTTCAGGTGAACATAAACTGTTACTCATGTGGGTAAGTATCTTTCAATGAGCTTGCTCAGTTTTTGGTAAGAGTATTTTTAAGGAATTCTCTTCCATAGTTACTGAaccattttcatttccaattttattttcattttgcattctaTTAAATTGCAAAATATAGGCTCTTTAAGTTGTTATTCAAAATGAGGGAATTATTGCCTCAACCCTTAAACCTCACATCTTTCCAATAAgcattttagaaagtaaaaaaggagTTTTGGGAAATGAGCAGAATTTCTTATGCCTGAAAGAAGGAGTGAAATTCCAGAGAGAACATCATgtaggaacacacacacactgagtatAAGACTAAAAACATTAATGACAATGGAATTCTGTATAGTTAGCAGTGTTGGAAGTTCCTACAAATTGTTCAAAAATGTTCTGAGACATGtagattataaatatttgttgtatctTCTATGCAATTTAGTTTTTAATCTCTAAAACCTTTTTATGGTCATTGGTTATCATGGGTAATTAAAGTTCACATTtaccattttataaaatatacaaacgATATTTTCTTTGTTGGATGATGAATCACAAACCCATCTTTTTTGACAAGCCCAACTGCAGTGCTCTGGGTATGGCGTGGAAGGGGACCTGATTAGAGTGGCAGGTGTCCTGAATCATAGGAAAGGGCCTGAAGCTACACGTACAGTTAGGGCCTAAAGCCATAGTTTCTGGTAAGATGATTTGCTCTGAGAAGTGGAGTAGGAACTGGAGGGGAGAGTATGACTTCAAAGAAGGGTTCTTTAAGATGGGGGTTACTGGAGCAAGGGTGTAAACTGTAGCAGATATTTCTGTAAAGAGATGTTGCCGAGCAGAAGCAGATAATTCTAATACCTATTTCTTTGAATAGTAAGAGAACTTGGTTCAAGAGAACTTAGTGTAGTGTTTGGTAaattttaacaatgaaaaataactcagccatttaaaaagagtgaaattctgccatttgtagaAACATGGATTGTCCTGGAGAATATGATGGGCTCTTCCAAAGATCAGTGTGCAGCTATGTGCAGCTACGCTAGTCAAGCTGGTAGTGGAAGATGACGAAGTTCTATGTAACTACTCCCCTTTTCCCTGCAATGTAGGATGCAAGTCATAAGTAGAGAGTCAAGGTGTGCAATGGTATTTTTAGGGAATAACAAACAAATTATATTGGGTGAGGCAAGGGGATACTACGTTCCTGGGAGTTAAGACTGAATACTGCAAAAAGATAGCATTTCCAAATCAATGTGTGGTTAAATACAACCTCAGCAATATACCAGTGGGGTTTTTTGGACAGTTAGCAGATGATTCAAAAATTCATCAGGAAGACTAAACCGATGATAAAACCTAAGAAAATTTTGgtgaggaaaaatggaaacagagactctttATTGACCAATGTAACTAAAGAACAGGAGCATAAACATTCTCTACTGCTAGACTTACAAGACAGCATATAGTCAAGCAATTATAAAtacagtaatagtaataataaacacATACTATGGAAAGGTGATTAAGAATACTAATAAGAAAATGAGCAATTTAGAAACACAATTaacttaaagctcaccattcttCATATACCTAAATAAACTATGGATTAAAAAGTCAAATGTCACTTATGAAATTATTAAGCAAAtctaaaagaaatttgaaaacattttctgaacAAAGAATGGGAAATGTAAGGAACTACTaacagctacaaaaaaaaaaaaaaaaaccctcattagATGAAGCAAAATaagtaatataaatgaaaacaccTGTTAAATTTTCATCGATATGTTTAATAAATAAGGAAAGCAAGTTCAAATGATAAGACAGCTCCATAAAGTGTACAATAAACAGGCACTTCCAGCTCAACATTATGACAGAATGGAAAGGGTTTCTAAATTACTTGTTAGTAATCTGGTTCTTTATAACAAGAATTTAAAAGTAGTTTCTTTGCTTACACCCCACTACTTCCACTTCTACAATTTGACCTAACATAAAATATAACCTTATGTAGGAAAATTTGGAGACACAAAATTAAGTGTAAGGAAATCCCTAAATACATTATAGCAGATTCATATGATGACATTATGTAGTCATTtgaaatgaagttttattaaGAATATTTACTAGTTATTCATGTAATAGTTAGCAtggtttatggagaaggcaatggcacccctctccagtactcttgcctggaaaatcccatggacagaggagcctggtaggcctcagtccatggggacatgaagagtcggacacaactgagcgacttcactttcactttcatgcattggagaaggatatggcaacccactccagtattcttgcctagagaattccagggatggaggagcctggtgggctgccatctatggggtggcacagagttggacacgactgaaacaacttagcagcagcagcagcagcagcatggtttaaGGACTTTGCCAGGCTCTGGTGGAAGTGCCTTATCATCTTATTCAAGACTCCCTAAAACATCATGAAATCATCATGAGTTCTACTAATATCACTGCTTTTCAGAAGGGCAAACTGAGAAACAAACGGTTTAATTTACTGTTCAAAGATGCACAGAATATAAAAGGAATCaacactctctccctccctgctaCTGTCTCTCTTTACCCCTACACTATAATGTTCATTCTTCACAGGAGGAAGTTCACCAAattttaaacaacaaagaaataacAGAACTTTAACCACAATGTACATAACTATtctgtaaaatatatatgtgaaaaaacaaaaaacagaaaacttaatAAGTGATTTTGGCTTTGTTATCAAGAttcaagttttctgtttttatgatgaACGTGGATTAGTTCCAtagattattatatttatattgtatttatctTAATAGATTAAGCAATCTAAGATagtttttataaagaaagaaagtttttctgagttttaacaaagttcagttctgttcagtcactcagtcgtgtctgactctttgcgaccccatgaattgcagcacaccaggcctccctgtccatcaccaactcccggagttcacccagacttacgtccatcaagtcagtgatgccatcttgccatctcatcctctgtcatccccttctcctcctgcccccaatccctcccagcatcagagtcttttccaatgagtcaactctttgcatgaggtggccaaagtactggagtttcagctttagcatcattccttccaaagaaatcccagggctgatctccttcagaatggactggttggatctccttgcagtccaagggactctcaagagtcttctccaacaccacagttcaaaagcatcaattcttctgcgctcaaaCTTCTTCACAGtgcacctctcacatccatacatgaccaccggaaaaaccatagccttgactagacgaaactttgttagcaaagtaatgtctctgcttttgaatatgctatctaggttggtcataactttctttccaaggagtaagcatcttttaatttcatggctgcagtcaccatctgcggtgattttggagcccaaaaaaataaagtctgacactgtttccactgtttccccgtctatttcccatgaagcgatgggaccagatgccatgatcttcattttctgaatgttgagctttaagccaattttttcactctccactttcactttcatcaagaggcttttgagttcgtcttcacattctgccataagagtggtgtcatctgcatatctgaggttattgatatttctcccagcaatcttgattccagcttgtgtttcttccagtccagcgtttctcatgatgtactctgcataaaagttaaataagcagggtgacaatatacagccttgacatgctccttttcctatacagaaccagtctgttgttccatgtccagttctaactgttgcttcctgacctgcatacagatttctgaagaggcaggtcaggtggtctggtatgcccatctctttcagaattttccacagtttattgtgatccacacagtcaaaggctttggcatagtcaataaagcagaaatatgtgcttttctggaactctcttgctttttctatgatccagtggatattggcaatttgatctctggttcctctgccttttctaaaaccaccttgaacatcaggaagttcactgttcatgtattgctgaagcttggcttggagagttttgagcattactttactaacgtgtgagatgagtgcaattgtgcagtagtttgggcattctttggcattgcctttctttgggattagaatgaaaactgaccttttccagtcctgtggcctctgctgaggtttccaaatttgctggcatattgcgtgcagcactttcacagcatcatctttcaggatttgaaatggctcaactggaattccatcacctccactagctttgtttgtagtgatgctttctaaggcccacttgacttcacattccaggatatctggctctaggtcagtgatcacaccatcatgattatctgggtcgtgaagctcttttttgtacagttcttctgtatattcttgctatctcttcttaatatcttctgcttctatgaggtccataccatttctgtcctttactgagcccatctttgcatgaaatgttcctatggtatctctgattttcttgaagagatctctaatctttcccattctgttattttcctctatttctttgcattgatcgctaaagaaggctttcttatctcttgttgctattcttaggaactctgcattcagatgcttatatctttccttttctcctttgctttttgcttctcttcttttcacacctatttgtaaggcccctccagacagccattttgtttttcttcatttcttttccatggggatggtcttgatccctgtctcctgtacaatgtcacgaacctcagtccatagttcttcaggcactctatctatcatatctaggcccttaagtctatttctcacttccactgtttaatcataagggatttgatttaggtcatacctgaatggtctagtggttttccctactttcttcaatttcagtctgaatttggcaataaggagttcatgaactgagccacagtcagctcctggtcttgtttttgctgactttatagagcttctccatctttggctgcaaagaatgtaatcaatcttatttcggtgttgaccatctggtgatgtccatgtatagagtcttctcttgtgttcttggaagagggtgtttgctatgaccagtgaattttcttggcaaaactctactagtctttgccctgcttcattccgtattccaaggccacatttgcctgttactccaggtgtttcttgacttcctacttttgcattccagtcccctataatgaaaagaacacctttttttggtgttagttctaaaaggtcttgtaggtcttcatagaaccattcaacttcagcttcttcagcgttactggttggggcatagacttggattactgtgatattgaatggtttgctttggaaacgaacagagatcattctgtcatttttgagattgcacccaagttctgcattttggactcttttgttgactgtgatggctactccatttcttctaagggattcctgccggcagtagtaggtataatggtcatctgagttaaatttaccccttccagtctattttagttagctgattcctagaatgtcgacattcactcttgccatctcttgtttgaccacttccaatttgccttgattcatggacctgacattccaggttcctatgcaatattgctctttacagcatcggactttgcttctatcaccagtcacatccacagctgggtattctttttgctttgactccatcccttcattctttctggagttatttctccactgatctccagtagcatattgggcccctactgacctggggagttcctgtttcagtatcctatcattttgccttttcatactgttcatggggttctgaaggcaagaatactgaagtggtttgccattcccttctccagtggaccacattctgtcagacctctccaccatgacccgcctgtcttgggttgccccataggcatggcttagtttcattgagttagacaaggctgtggtcctagtgtgattagattgactagttttctgtgagtatggtttcagtgtgtctgccctctgatgcccccttgcaacacctatcgtcttacttgggtttctcttaccttgggcgtggggtatctcttcacggctgctccagcaaagcacagctgctgctccttaccttggacgaggggtatctcctcactgccacccttcctgaccttcaaagtgggatagctcctctaggccctcttgcgcccgcacagccaccgctccttggatgtgaggttgctcctctcagccgctgcccctggccttgggtgtTAATCTCAACTATATGAGCCAAGGTGCTTTTGGAGCTTCTCAACTGAACAGATTTTAGTTTCCAGTTTTTGTTATAAATCTTCCCAAACTGATACAttgaatgataaaaataaagcatatctAAACTAATagatatgcttccctggtggctgagatggtaaagaatttgcctgccaacgtgggagacctgggttcaatccctgggttgggaagatctgctgaagaagggaatggcaacccactccagtattcttgcttggagaattccatggacagagaaacctggagggctacagtccatgggattgcaaagagtcagacatgactgagcgacttaattTTGTTCTAAGCTAATAGAAAGTGAATTATATTTGGTAGTCTTCCTTTCCTGTGGACatagacatatacatatacttaccATGCCATTATTTTGATGTTTCAAAACAGGTCTttctgtatgtaaattatattaaaaagaaatcaagcaAATACACATCACATGACTCTCAGTGCTATTGTATCTCCAGTCCTCACTTGAAATCTGAGAATTTCCacattctattttattcatttctataattttaatttcaggCAGTATAAAAATGTcccatttagctttttttttttttaatctcaacataagggcttccctggtggctctgatggtatagaatccacctgcaatgtgggagactcaggttcgatccctgggtcaggaagatccccaggagaagggaatggcaacccactccagtattcttgcttggtgaaCCCCATtgatacaggagcctggtgggctagagtccatgcgattgcagagtcaggcatgacagagtgactaacaatttcgctttaacactttcaacataAGTATTTGTACAAATACAATCACAAATCGATTATTCATTCCAACTAAATGCTTGAACAACCATCTACCTAACAAGACAAGAAGCCCAAGATATCTTCTGAAGATATTTCTCTCTACAATCAAGAATCCAGTTCAAATGAAAGCAGTCCTCCTCTGATTTTAAGAAGCTGTTGGAGTTTGCTCAGCCTGTTATTAGCTATATCATTATCACTGCTAtatgatactgaaactgaaacttaaTCTATCacatctgcagccatgaaattaaaagatgcttgctctttggaagaaaagctaagacaaatctagacaacattTAAACAGGAGAGACATccacaaatgtctgtctagtcaatctatggcttttccagtagtcaaatatggatgtgagagttgaaccattaagaaggctgagcactgaagaattgatgcttttgaactgtggtgttggagaagactcctgagagtcccttggactgcaaggagatccaaccagtccatcctaaaggaaatcagtcctgaatattcattggaaggacttatccTGAAGTTGAacctccagttctttggccacctgatgtgaagagctgactcattagaaaagaccctgatgctgggaaagattgaaggcaggaggagaaggggatgacagaggacaagatggttggatggcatcacctattcaaatgacatgaggttgagcaagctccaggagaaatggtgaaggacagggaagcctggagtgctgcagtccatggggtcacaaaaagtcagacatcagtgagtgactgaaaaacaactacATCTACTTAGTAGTTAATAACTGTATCAGGAGGTGTGTCTATAGTATGTATTTTCCCAGGACCCTCCTCAAAGCCCCCATAACCTCTTTATTCCTCAGGCTGTATATCAGGGGGTTCAGGGCTGGGGTGACCATCGTGTAGAAGACAGAGATGATGTTGTCTTGCTTGGGACTGTGGAGGGAACTGGGCAGAACATACATGAATGTGGCAGGTCCATAGAACATCCCGACCACAGTCAGGTGGGAAGAGCAGGTGACCAGGGCTTTCTGCCTCCCTTCATTTGAGGGCATGTGGAGCACAGTAAGTAGGATTAGTGTATAGGAGGAAACAATAGCAGAAATGGGGAGCAAGAGGAAAGTCACACCTGTCACATATACCATGAATTCATATCTGGAAGTATCTGCACAGGCCAACTTCAATAGAGGTGGGATCTCACAGAGCAGGTGGCTGATCTCCTGGGACATGCAGAAAGGGAAGTGCATGGTGTACAAGGTATGTCCTAGAGCACTCAGGGAAGCCAGGACCCACGATGTGGCCACCATGAGCCAGCAGACCCTCGGCCTCATGAGGACCATGTAGTTCAGAGGATGACAAATGGCCCCATACCTGTCATAGGCCATGAAGGCCAGTAGGAGGTCCTCTGCACCACCCAGGGTCAGTGCCAGAAACATCTGAAGGGCACAGCCCACAAAGGAGATGGTGTTTTCACTGAGCAGAAAATCCATGAAGGCCTTGGGAGTGACAACAGATGTGAAGAGGAGGTCCATGAAAGAGAGCTGCCTGAGCAGGAGGTACATGGGCACATGGAGCCGGGCATCCATTGTGATGGCCAGGAGCAGAAGGCAATTGCTGGCAAGGGCCAGCATGTACAGCACTGTGATTGTAGCACAGAGCAGCTCAGGAGACAAACTGTCATTCAGAATCCCCATCAATATGAAGCCACTTCCCAGGGTGAAGTTCCATTGCTCCATTCTGTGTTGTTTCTTTAGTTATGTAGAACCAGTTATGGTGTTGACAAAAGTCTTTCTAAGGGAGATTACCCTAGTTTTGTATTGTCTCACCTCACTATGGAATTACCAATAAGAATTCCATGAGATGATATCTTTTCCTCTTGGTAGCTAGGTTTGCCTTCTGTCTTCtgaatttatgaatattttcattaaattattataaagtatCATATAAATTAGAAACAAGCATGTTGGTTATAGCCTGTCGTCTTTAAATAAGATAACCAAGAGAATGAACCCAAGCAAATATCTTTGTAAATAGATAAAATCATAGCTATCTTCCCAACAAAAAAATGCTCTGCACATTGGCTTTTAATTCAGTTGCTTTTCTGCTTTAAATTTCCTTGGGATTCCAATTCTGTTTTTTCTGCTCCCCTAGACATGACATCTGGCTTCATTTTCCAGTCTCATTGTTCCGAACAGTTTTCTCAACAGGGAACCTCTTGGCTCTTGGACCACTTAGTCTCTTGTGTTCTTGAACTGTCCTCACATCCTTGATGAGCATACTGCTACTTTACAGAAGGGAAGAGGAATTCTGTGCATGACTGAATCACTGGGATAGTATAGATTTTGGAGGTACATATTAAGGAACAGTACAAAAAATGTTTGCCTATTTTCAGGTAATGATAAGATGTTTGCTCAGGAGGAATGAGGATAGAAACGAAGGTGATGCATGAGACTTGAAAAGATATGGCAAGGTATTTGTGTTTAGGATACATGATAGAAGGGGTGAGTTATAAAAGAGGGGGATTTATAGAAAAGGTCCAAAGCCATCCCATCACTTGAAAGTCAAATTAAGatcttgaataaaaaaaaaaaagagatcctCTATCTCATAGTATTAGCTGTATGAGTAAAGATGCTGGTTCTGCTGAGCCCTGAATCTATGTGGAAGTTTGAGCAGAAGACCAAGTGGTGTGTGAAACCGTGCTACTTCGTTTCCTCTACATGGTTTCAGACCTTTCATAGTTGGATGGAGGACTCAGGAGGCACTctggaaaagaagagaataatCCACCAAATATTTCATCTTTCCTTTGCATCATCTGCTCTTACCCATCTGTCTTCAGTTTATGTCACCAACGTTGTCAACTTAGGGTTGGGACCTTTCAGTAGTTGGATGATAAAATCCTAAACTCGGAAGGCTTTTCCACCTGATCTAGTTCCTTTCAttcactccataaatatttactaagcacttaCAATATACCAGGCACTATATTTGATGCTAGGGAAATTGCACGGATGTGAAATGCCCATTACATAAACACCTACACACATCTACTGGCAGTGAAATACGAAGGAAAGTATAACATACTACGAGTCTATCTAAGTGAAGTATCAGGGAAGGAAACTTTATATAATCACTTATATGTCACTTATACAAGCTACAGGCTGCAGATGAATCTAAGGGGGCTAAGGAAAAAGAGGTCAGAGTGCAATAACAGAGAGAGGAGACAGCACTATAAAGGTCAGAACATTGAAGCAGTACAAGTCCAAGTATCCTCCTTGCACTTACGCCACAGTGACGTCTAGGCAAGAAGTCAACCAGAAAATCATCTTCTTGTAAAACTGTTTCATCATTCTTTAGGGGTTGAGATCTTTCTCTGGTCTCACAAAACCAAGTATATACATTGAAACTGAGAAATAGTAACTGGAAGAACTTCTTTGCCCATTGGCagcaacaaaaacacaaattcaaagaCAATTTTAGTACTGTTCCTAGTATATATATGACTTGAAATACTTTCCTTGAattaaaaagatgaatggatatattaataaagggaagaaaataattaactGGTTATATTTATCCAGATTTATGCTCCAGGAATTTGGACAGgacttaaaagaaaaagcaggacTTGTAGAGTGGTGATACTTAGGACTCAAGATCTTTTCTATCTGCCTTCCTCCCCTTGATTCAgagccctgccctccctccttccatcctcTAGTTTGTCTCCACTACGGTCATCTGAAGATAAATGCCAGAAAACATATAGTGTGCCTACACAGGATAAGCCCCCTTTCTGGAAAACTGCTGATGATACCTCAGACC belongs to Bos indicus x Bos taurus breed Angus x Brahman F1 hybrid chromosome 15, Bos_hybrid_MaternalHap_v2.0, whole genome shotgun sequence and includes:
- the LOC113904847 gene encoding olfactory receptor 2AG2-like, with protein sequence MEQWNFTLGSGFILMGILNDSLSPELLCATITVLYMLALASNCLLLLAITMDARLHVPMYLLLRQLSFMDLLFTSVVTPKAFMDFLLSENTISFVGCALQMFLALTLGGAEDLLLAFMAYDRYGAICHPLNYMVLMRPRVCWLMVATSWVLASLSALGHTLYTMHFPFCMSQEISHLLCEIPPLLKLACADTSRYEFMVYVTGVTFLLLPISAIVSSYTLILLTVLHMPSNEGRQKALVTCSSHLTVVGMFYGPATFMYVLPSSLHSPKQDNIISVFYTMVTPALNPLIYSLRNKEVMGALRRVLGKYIL